DNA from Daucus carota subsp. sativus chromosome 1, DH1 v3.0, whole genome shotgun sequence:
acaagtCATATGCATAAGTCCAGGAAAAACATTCACGATTGGCTCACATTTTTCCATGATCCCAGCTATTCCCAAAGTCCATGTCCTTTCATCCCAGCCTTTTCCAAAAGACATCTCCCTTAATTAAAACAATCCATAGAGGTACAGAATAAGAAAGCACAGGACCCGAGAAAATAACGAAAAAAAGTAGTATTTAAGCATAAATTGAAGAAATTTCCAGCGCAGGGGTTTACGGTCCAAAATCAAGACGGTTTTTAACTTTGCATCCAGAGAGAGCACAGAAGCACTTAGATGAAATTtagaaaatgatatatttaaaagtgTGACAAAGAATATTGGATTAGTGCTGCAATACAAACACCGGTGAAACTTTTAGCTTCTAAACAATTAGTGTTACAACATAAATATGGGCCTAATcctttttcttaatatattaatcaaaatacTTAATAGAATAGTACAGTATACCTTATAATTGTTCATGCCCACTGCCTTCATACGTGTGACATTGTTGATCTAACCCTTTTGATAGCTAAATTCGTAAAACATTTGATGTCCCTTTAGAGTaccttttactcactaatgttgaCTTGTATCTCATCAACATTGCGCACCATGCTGAATTTGCAGCAAATGTATTTAGCTGACTAGCTGCTAATGTGCAAGCCTTGCACATTCAATGTCGCATCCTACTAGTTCATAAACCATGGGCACTCTCATGAATCCCTATGGACTATACATTGAATTTTGTAGCAAAGAGATACGGGGCTAGCAATTTTCCCTACTACTTCCACTAAAAAATATTGTTACCGGTATTCCTTATTACCATAACGAACATCCATAACAGAGTGGGGTCCCAGCCTAACCGGCAGTTACTAGCGCATTTTGCGAGTCATGAGGAGGAAAGTTGTGATCTTCCCCGAGTTTCATATTGACAATTAAGCACCTTAGACACTTGTAAACTCACGAAATTTGTATGGACTAAATCGTTCTTAATGATATACAAAAAAACGACAAAATACTTGATATCTGAAATGAGCCCAACTATTTTATTAGCATTACAGCAACACTGTATATATTGAACCGAGTCTAAGAATAAAAAACAATGTAATGGCCAATAGAGACCGTTCAGGTGCCATTGTGGATTTCCTACAAACTGTACCAACATATCTCATACCATAGGTAAACAAGATAAATGGCCTAAACTAAACCAATAGACGGGATTACGCTATTTTATAAAGCATTAATGCTTTTTATAAAGGGTATAGAATGTTCACCGCTCCAAATGTCAAAAACGTATACAATTTATTAATGCATATTATAGCAACAATTTATCTTTACTGTTTGATTAACTTCAAATAATATCTTAGTTTAACATCTTAATAATATGTCTGTATAATATccctaaattttattaaattgattctcaGCCTTCCATGGATGATGTTATAGCGATGCTAGCTTCATCAGAAAAGCAAGGGGCTATTGGTTCCAGACAAGCTCTACGTGGGAATCCACCACAAAATGTGATTCCCATTCCTGTGACTAACTAACCAGCTGATGATTGCTAATAGCGGTCCAGCTATGGACAATTTTATGGAAAACCCACCAGTGAGTTCGTTGCTAACTCCTCCTATGACTAGCCTACATAGAGCTGGTAAGCATCCTGTGGATACTGACACTGTTGGTATTCTCGGGAGACCGTCTGCGCCTTTCGGTAATCCCACGTAGTTTACTTATGTGTGATTGTAATTTCTGTTTATATAGCGAAGCGAAATtgtatgttacatatttgaattaaggtaaattttttttatattgcaGCTAATAGATTATACTCAATACTTCTCGTAacctatataattaattatattgtattctTATTTTGAGATTTAGTTGCGGACCTGATAGGCTGATAGCATGGCTTTTATTTGTACAAATGAATTGCACCTTAATGATTTCAATTTGACCAGTGACGTCATCATTTGGCATGAAGGGACTATAATTGAAGAATCTGGAAAATGTATTCCAAATTTGAATGGACATTATCTATATATTCCTTTGGAACTTACAGATAACAATTTCTGATCTTTCTGTGTCACAGCAACCAACATTTTCCAGTTACTATTCAGTCTCCAATGCAAGTTGCCGAGGAATATatacactaaaataaaaaccctTTGGGTAACATTTTGTGAAAGCTGAATGGAGATTGTGACTCTTTTATTCTTGTGCAGGGTCCTAGAAATGATGTGGTTGCTGAAAGGTCTGATCAAATTGAATCAAATCGGCTTGGACAGAATTCAGCGTATCCACCATCATGATTTCATGGGGGGTTGTCTAAGTTGTTGAGGAAATAGTTTTGAAGGTAAATCCGTTAGTCGCAATCTTgttttatcaaactatatagCGGTTATTAGTACCCCAGAGTCAAATACAACTCATTTTCACAATTTGGTATTTTACTTGTGGTTTCCGCACtatgttaaatattaaaatatttagtggtAGTAGTAGATTTTTTTTCTAGTTTACTATTCATTTAAATGCAAGAATTATGTTACTAATTGCATATCTTTTATTTGCTATAAGTATTTGCTATAAGTATTTACTATAGTATAGTATGTTACTAATTGCAACTCTTTAATACAACTATAGTAAATACTTATAGCAAATAAAAGATATGCAATTAGTAACATACATAATTCTTGCATTTAAATAAATAGTAAACTAGAAAAAAAATCTACTGCTACCAccaaatattttaagatttaacATAGTGCGAAAACCACAAGCAAAATACCAAATTGTGAAAATGAGTTGTATTTGACTCTGGAGTACTAATAACCGctatatagtttgataaaacAAGATTGCGGCTAATGGATTTACCTTCAAAACTATTTTCTCAACAACTTAGATAACCCCCTATGAAATCATGATGGTGGATACGTTGAATTCTGTCCAAGCCGATTTGATTCAATTTGATCAGACCTTTCAGCAACCACATCATTTCTAGGACCCTGCAGAAGAATAAAAGAATCACAATCTCCATGCAGCTTTTACAAAATGTTGCCCAAagggtttttattttagtgtatATATACCTCGGTAACTTGCATTGGAGACTGAATAGTAACTGGAAAATGTTGGTTGCTGTGACACAAAAAGATCAGAAATTGTTATCTGTAAGTTCCAAAGGAATATATAGATAATGTACATTCAAATTTGGAATACATTTTCCAGATTCTTCAATTATAGTCCCTTCATGCCAAATGATGACGTCAATGGTCAAATTGAAATCATTAAGGTGCAATTCATTTGTACAAATAAAAGCCATGCTATCAGCCTATCAGATCCGCAACTAAATCTCAAAATAagaatacaatataattaataatataggtTACAAGAAGTATTGAGTATAATGTATTAGctgtaatataaaaaagattcaCCTTaattcaaatatgtaacatacaATTTCGCTTCgctatataaacataaattacaATCACACATAAGTAGACTACCTGGGATTACCGAAAGGCGCAGACGGTCTCCCGAGAATACCAACAGTGTCAGTATCCACAGGATGCTTACCAGCTCTGTGTAGGCTAGTCATAGGAGGAGTTAGCAACGAACTCACTAGTGCTGTAATCCGATCCGGgcagctcgcgagctcgcccggctcgaactcgttttgatgggctcggctcggctcgtttagttaatcgagctcgagttcgggcAGAGGTTTTGGCTCGTTTTGTTAAACGagctggctcggctcgactcgtgaaaattaACGAGTCGGATTCGGGTAGCATTTTAGGCtcgatttagtgttaaattaaacgagtcggctcgcccgactcgttaaactcggctcgtttagctaaacgagctagctcgactcgactcgtgaaaataaacgagtcgagttcgggcaaagatttaggcCCGTTttcttaaacgagccggctcggctcgactagATAAAACTCGGCTCGAATTATGCTCGGCTCGCCCGGACCGAATAACAGCCCTAGAACTCACTGGTGGGTTTTCCATAAAATTGTCCATAGCTGGACCGCTATTAGCAATCATCAGCTGGTTAGTCACAGGAATGGGAATCACATTTTGTGGTGGATTCCCACCTAGAGCTTGTTGGGAACCAATAGCCCCTTGCTTTTCTGATGAAGCTAGCATCGCTATAACATCATCCATGGAAGGCtgagaatcaatttaataaaatttagggATATTATATAGACATATTATTGAGATGTTTAACTAAGATATTATT
Protein-coding regions in this window:
- the LOC108204645 gene encoding uncharacterized protein LOC108204645 isoform X1 translates to MASGDSKKMLNHCIYNYMKEKGLHVAADVFAVEANLDLGELLDSDKDMLKDWWRLFWPQFSSRLANKARGNSRPSVQPSMDDVIAMLASSEKQGAIGSQQALGGNPPQNVIPIPVTNQLMIANSGPAMDNFMENPPVSSRAVIRSGRAEHNSSRVLSSRAEPARLRKRA
- the LOC108204645 gene encoding uncharacterized protein LOC108204645 isoform X2; the encoded protein is MASGDSKKMLNHCIYNYMKEKGLHVAADVFAVEANLDLGEYMLKDWWRLFWPQFSSRLANKARGNSRPSVQPSMDDVIAMLASSEKQGAIGSQQALGGNPPQNVIPIPVTNQLMIANSGPAMDNFMENPPVSSRAVIRSGRAEHNSSRVLSSRAEPARLRKRA